One Nostoc sp. UHCC 0302 DNA window includes the following coding sequences:
- a CDS encoding class I SAM-dependent methyltransferase: protein MIGATQIFSVQFRSRLQTGIKRRLQRGIEAISDILNPDRPPSHLRNWISPLWFDFEETGRDQLEFFVELAGLKPSDHFLDIACGIGRIAIQLSRFLNSEGRYEGFDIAVAAEHIKWCQNHISSKNPNFSFRVCDVKTSWTPESRYPVDEYVFPYEESSFEFIYAGSIFTHMDTLGSQNYLKQVARVMKTNGRFVATWLLYNKDSAQLTLGGGDAARYWKYDHGDYRTKTEQFPESSVAVEYSRVRQLYSEAGLTIIDPIRTDASYCSARIPSNREQGMHLYYCCSIIAVLNTSFKEV from the coding sequence ATGATTGGTGCTACTCAAATATTCTCAGTTCAGTTCCGCAGTCGCTTACAAACAGGGATCAAACGCCGTTTACAGAGAGGGATTGAAGCAATATCAGATATTCTCAATCCAGACAGACCACCAAGTCACCTTAGAAACTGGATATCTCCTCTGTGGTTTGATTTTGAGGAGACTGGGCGAGATCAGCTTGAATTCTTTGTAGAATTAGCCGGACTGAAGCCCTCTGATCATTTCCTGGACATTGCATGTGGAATCGGAAGGATTGCCATCCAACTGTCTCGGTTTCTAAACTCTGAGGGACGCTATGAGGGCTTCGATATTGCAGTGGCAGCAGAACACATTAAGTGGTGCCAGAACCACATATCATCTAAGAACCCAAACTTTTCATTTAGAGTTTGTGATGTGAAAACTAGTTGGACTCCGGAAAGCCGATACCCAGTCGATGAATATGTATTTCCATACGAAGAGTCATCTTTTGAATTTATCTATGCTGGTTCGATATTTACCCATATGGATACTTTAGGTTCTCAAAATTATCTCAAGCAAGTAGCGCGCGTAATGAAGACTAATGGTCGCTTTGTTGCTACTTGGTTACTCTATAACAAGGATTCGGCTCAATTGACATTAGGTGGTGGAGATGCTGCCAGATATTGGAAATATGACCACGGCGATTACCGAACAAAAACAGAACAGTTCCCTGAAAGCAGTGTAGCAGTTGAATATTCAAGAGTGCGGCAGCTCTACTCCGAAGCTGGTTTGACAATTATTGATCCGATTCGGACTGATGCTTCGTACTGCTCTGCAAGAATTCCGTCCAATCGGGAGCAGGGAATGCACCTTTATTATTGTTGTAGCATTATTGCTGTACTTAACACCTCTTTCAAGGAGGTTTAA
- a CDS encoding DUF4082 domain-containing protein, with protein MQSTKQYNVHRAAMHIVGVILLTGSFSAYSDLQPVLADIPTYSYSLWPYLPDLGNSFDPDTEPVELGVKFRSDVDGQVTAIRFYRSVPIDSGYKVNVWSATGELLGSGVAIEGQGPTPGWQTVIVYPPAAIKAGEIYTASYYASKGNYLVKDNFWTDVNVENGPLHILRQGVYSSDGIFLRPCAQVTDSNCERNGVFKYGLEGGFPTEGYLASNYWIDIVFKTQVPPPYFPYKGLIPGN; from the coding sequence ATGCAATCTACCAAGCAGTACAATGTGCATCGCGCTGCGATGCACATTGTGGGTGTTATCCTACTAACTGGATCTTTTTCTGCCTACTCAGATTTACAGCCAGTATTAGCAGATATCCCAACTTACTCTTACTCCTTATGGCCTTATTTACCAGATTTAGGTAACTCATTTGACCCTGATACTGAACCCGTAGAACTGGGGGTCAAGTTCCGCAGCGATGTCGATGGACAAGTGACTGCAATCCGTTTTTATCGCAGTGTACCAATTGATAGTGGTTATAAAGTTAATGTTTGGAGTGCAACAGGTGAGCTACTAGGTAGTGGCGTAGCGATTGAGGGACAGGGGCCAACTCCAGGGTGGCAAACCGTCATAGTCTATCCTCCAGCTGCTATCAAAGCAGGAGAAATTTACACTGCTTCTTACTATGCAAGTAAAGGCAATTATTTAGTCAAAGATAACTTCTGGACTGATGTTAATGTCGAGAACGGGCCACTCCACATCCTACGTCAAGGCGTGTATAGCAGTGATGGTATCTTCTTAAGACCATGCGCTCAAGTCACAGACAGCAATTGCGAGCGCAATGGTGTATTTAAATATGGGTTAGAAGGTGGTTTTCCTACAGAGGGTTATTTAGCTAGTAATTACTGGATTGACATAGTATTTAAGACTCAAGTTCCTCCTCCATACTTCCCTTACAAAGGATTGATTCCTGGTAACTGA
- a CDS encoding DUF411 domain-containing protein — MKSQISQKKLVYWWQKWLRPSMVRVTVRVVVTICLTIGVLGILGSTAPISNAQVAVNTQLVNSSRHIQNQQPVLKATAPVASVYRSPDCNCCGGWIDHLKAKGFEIKDFSTPDVEAVKQKYNVPDNLTSCHTAIVNGYVIEGHVPAEDIKRLLQEKPNVAGLSVPQMPVGTPGMEIGNQKDPFTVFSFDRKGRVAVFNEYQSS, encoded by the coding sequence ATGAAATCTCAAATCTCACAGAAAAAACTTGTTTATTGGTGGCAAAAATGGTTACGTCCCAGCATGGTACGTGTCACTGTTAGAGTAGTGGTTACAATTTGTCTAACAATTGGGGTGTTGGGTATCTTGGGAAGCACCGCTCCAATAAGCAATGCTCAGGTTGCAGTCAATACTCAACTAGTAAATAGCAGTAGGCACATTCAAAATCAACAGCCAGTATTAAAAGCAACAGCACCAGTTGCTAGTGTGTATCGCAGCCCCGATTGTAATTGTTGTGGTGGCTGGATTGATCATTTAAAGGCAAAGGGTTTTGAAATTAAAGACTTTTCAACACCTGACGTTGAAGCAGTCAAACAGAAGTACAACGTGCCAGATAACCTAACATCTTGCCACACAGCAATTGTGAATGGATATGTTATTGAAGGACACGTACCAGCAGAGGATATTAAACGTCTACTTCAAGAAAAACCAAATGTTGCTGGCTTATCTGTTCCGCAAATGCCTGTAGGTACTCCTGGGATGGAGATCGGAAATCAAAAAGACCCGTTTACCGTGTTTTCTTTTGATCGCAAAGGTAGAGTTGCAGTATTCAATGAATATCAGTCCTCTTGA
- a CDS encoding gamma-glutamylcyclotransferase has product MSLTRSDLESRRLQQTILQSGSGVILSEAQLQESLHQTLRQQKPNSDVWLFAYGSLVWNPIFKFAEQRIGKIYGWHRRFCLWVPQGRGTPENRGLVLGLDSGGSCRGIAYRIAAADVSSELPLLWRREMVVGSYIPHWVRVFDGIEQLPAITFVINRQHRAYAGKISLETTINSIATASGELGSCADYLMQTINGLMQVGITDKQLLWLSKQVLARQD; this is encoded by the coding sequence TTGTCACTAACACGTTCTGATCTCGAATCAAGACGCTTGCAGCAGACTATTCTACAGTCTGGCAGTGGCGTAATATTAAGTGAAGCTCAGTTACAAGAATCACTCCACCAAACTCTTCGGCAACAAAAGCCAAATTCTGACGTTTGGTTGTTTGCATATGGTTCGCTTGTTTGGAATCCTATCTTTAAATTTGCAGAACAGCGGATTGGTAAAATTTACGGCTGGCACCGCCGTTTTTGCCTGTGGGTTCCTCAAGGTCGCGGTACACCAGAAAATCGAGGATTAGTATTAGGTCTAGATAGTGGTGGTAGTTGTCGAGGTATTGCCTACCGAATAGCTGCTGCTGATGTATCGTCGGAACTACCACTGCTTTGGCGACGCGAAATGGTAGTCGGTTCTTATATCCCTCATTGGGTGAGAGTGTTTGACGGTATTGAACAATTGCCAGCGATTACCTTTGTCATCAACCGCCAGCATCGTGCTTATGCGGGTAAAATTTCATTAGAAACAACGATTAACAGCATTGCGACGGCATCTGGAGAGCTTGGTTCTTGTGCTGATTACCTCATGCAAACTATCAACGGATTGATGCAAGTTGGAATAACAGACAAGCAATTGCTTTGGCTTTCTAAGCAGGTATTGGCCAGACAGGATTAA